CCTGGCCTTCCTGGTCCTCCCCGTCCTCCTCCTCTTACTTTTACTCCTCTGGCTCTGCCTCTGTTTCCAATGTTGGCATCCATTGCTCCAAAACAGAAGAGCTCACCTGTTGCCCTTTCATACTAAAGCTCTGATTTCTGATTGTTAACCTGTGTGACAGGTGTTTGCCCATGTGATTAGTCAGTGTGCATAGTAGAGCATTTAACTTTAGAGTTTTGAATAACAGTGTGTTCCTTGTGAAAACAAGAGATTTTCTTCatgaaaattgtgccaaatgcagaaaattgtgtgtagtgttttgAAAAAAGCGTGTTTTAGAACTGCAATTTGAGTGTAAAACAGGAATTGTGCTTGTAGTTTAGCAGAACTGGTTTAGGGGGTTGGTGCATGAGTTACATGTTGTGGTCATTGTGTCTCAAGTACCAGAATTTGTGTGTAAACAatcgagaaaaactgtaaacactagaactgtataTACTATTTTGTAACTGGACCTcatgtattttaaaattgttattaaCAGTGTACTGTCTCTTTTAGGAGACATGAGTTCATTAACTTTTAGGGTAATGTTCTTAGGCTGCTCTGAGTGATCTGACAGTAGGTCTGTATCTTCATGTTCTGTAACATGTCGGGAAACATTGTGCCGCCTTTGACGTCATATTTCTGACTTCATACACAAAATGATGAAGAAAAAATCAGCTATTGTGAAAATGAACATCCATGCACCTTCATATATTCAGtgagttcatttatttattatttaatgttataagaTTTTGAGGATTGTTGATCCTGGTCATCCATGTTCTACACTTCTCATACAGCTGTGTGGATCAACAAGGGCGGCACCTCAGTGGAGTTCCTCTAACcagtcacacacagataccCAAAATGCATCGTTCTggtaaaaaagagagagagagaggatgggtTAGAAAGAAACAGCTGCAACAATCACTGAAATGTGAAATTGAGATGTAATGTTTCCTGATTGGATGGCGCCACCATCGTCCCTCCTTGACGTGCCGACGACGTCTCCtgctaaataaaacaagaagaggTGTAAGAACATTCCAGAAGCTGTAGTGTTTGGACAGATGAGCATGTAGAGCAGCGTTTATcaggtaaaatacactgattgtGGGAATGTTACCTGGATTTCTTACACGTCCACTCAGCTACACACTGGACTACTGCGCTGCTTCCTTCTCAAGAGCAAAAGATACGTAGCTGTGGTCTGATCAAACttccactgcacacacacacacatctctattAGAcggagcacaagaacctcagtattaataaatatgtgtcTACATTTCAGCATCTGTGTTGATGCAGACACAAGTACTGAAATGTACCTCAGACACAGCTGCTTGGTGCTTTGGTTGGACTGTCTGAACATCACAGCCGTCTCGGTGATGCTCTCCTCATCTATATGATCCAGctgagacacaaacacatacacacacacacaaatatatgagTATGTGAGATAATAAAGATACAATCTTCTGTACGGTGGATCTCCATCATGTCAATGTACTACGTCTGTACTAGGGTGGATGTTGTACCTGGCATGTGCTGTGCCATTCCACAGGGCTGCTGTACCCCTTCATTACCCACTCATGATCCAGCAGACGCTCCACCTTAATGCGCCGCTCTGGAACCACCTACAGGACAGGATACAAGAACTACAGGTGATGAAGCCCACCGAGAAACACACCCGCTTTGCTCACATTAAACACACCATGAACACACACCTGCAGCATTTCCTTAATCAGCAGTACAGAACCAGGAGACAGCCAGTCAGGAGTGTCAAAATGTCCTTTCTGAGGAAACACAGAGCAAAACAATCACATCTGATCAAAGAACATCACCACAAgccattactgttacttttactgtatgtttaacatGCTGCTGATCATTAAATAATGGATTCTGTTTCATAATCGTAACAAGACGTGTATGCCAATGGTGTTTCATTGTAGTTCCAAGACTTACAGTGATTTGTTCATGGAGCTCCACAAAGTTGTCACCATCGAACGGGAGGTAGCCACACAGCATGTCATATAGGACAACACCCAAGCTCCAAACATctgcctaaaacacacacacacatattcattgtcttttttaaccatgctttaccctggtcagtcccctcatccagacCTCATAGAATAACTCATGAATGGGGCTACAGAGGGGACTGAACACCTTGGATTTGGAGACTTTTTAATTGAAGTTTATCAGGAATAACCTGGGGACACACCCCAATCAAACCTACCTCTGCACCATGATAGGGTTGCGCATCAATGATTTCTGGTGCCAAGTAGGGAGGGGTTCCACAGCCCTCAGTCAGAGCAGTACCCAGTCCACCCTACAACAAAACAGATTTCTATCAACCGAAGGTCCAACTGTTGACTCGCATCTGCAACACAGCACACAAACTGAACCAGCATGGCTCTGTGACGTCCTGTTCATCTAACTGATCACTGAAACTAATTGTGGACACCATGTGTGCAAGGCTTCATTAAAGCATGATGGATGGGGGTAAGCACACTATCTTACTAGACTCTCTGAATGGCATTCAAATCGCTTGATTTAAGTATACACTACAGTCTTAGTAGAGACACGAACCTCTGGTTTGGCACAGAGACCAAAGTCGATGAGCTTGATGTTGttcttctcatccagcatcatgTTTTCCTGAGAGTCAAAATAAAACACGTCATGTCCAAGCACTAACAAAGAAAGAGCACAAAGTATAAGTGGAAATCGTTTGGCTGACGCACTGGCTTAAGGTCACGGTGGGCGTATCCCTGGCTGTGGACGTAGGCCAGCGCCGAGACGATCTGACGGAAGATCCTGCGTGTCTCCTCCT
The sequence above is drawn from the Trichomycterus rosablanca isolate fTriRos1 chromosome 14, fTriRos1.hap1, whole genome shotgun sequence genome and encodes:
- the LOC134327034 gene encoding maternal embryonic leucine zipper kinase-like, encoding MTHTNPDSRYTFGELLGKEDCGSVYEGDHKADGNQQVEMPCAVPETDDISEEMSRVVEDVSELHKCYEVYKTIGSGGYATVKLGRHIQTQEPVAIKILEKKELGDELSDLRIEIEALKNLNHQHVCRLYQVMETADQIYMVLEFCPGGDLFDHIDNNDRLSEEETRRIFRQIVSALAYVHSQGYAHRDLKPENMMLDEKNNIKLIDFGLCAKPEGGLGTALTEGCGTPPYLAPEIIDAQPYHGAEADVWSLGVVLYDMLCGYLPFDGDNFVELHEQITKGHFDTPDWLSPGSVLLIKEMLQVVPERRIKVERLLDHEWVMKGYSSPVEWHSTCQLDHIDEESITETAVMFRQSNQSTKQLCLSGSLIRPQLRIFCS